The Paenibacillus macerans genome includes a window with the following:
- a CDS encoding type II toxin-antitoxin system Phd/YefM family antitoxin, which yields MPTIRPISDLRNNFNLISELAHQDGEPIFITKNGQSDLVVMSHAAFEKQQALIELYQKLALAEKQSNDGAPKKSHAEVMKNLRSQIRGQEI from the coding sequence ATGCCCACGATTCGTCCCATCTCTGATTTAAGAAATAATTTCAACTTGATTTCCGAATTAGCACATCAGGATGGAGAACCTATTTTTATTACAAAAAATGGACAAAGTGATCTTGTCGTCATGAGTCATGCTGCATTTGAGAAACAACAAGCTTTAATCGAACTATACCAAAAGCTCGCCTTGGCTGAAAAGCAAAGTAATGACGGAGCTCCCAAAAAGAGTCACGCTGAAGTGATGAAAAACCTTAGGAGTCAAATCCGTGGACAAGAAATATAA
- a CDS encoding DinB family protein — MKQIDLQPVTGMSPVIGLLHAMVRFNFLRLKQAVEGLTQKKIDYKGPKGEQNSIAQLIRHLTVVDLHWVYRLQKAEVPAEYTAKFGPMYDADGKLPMVKNVPLQTLLEDYEQIQEMLKEVCLKLDDDELLKEVPYENGNTATVRWGIWHIADHSRHHYAHIVGLKKG, encoded by the coding sequence TTGAAGCAGATAGATTTGCAACCTGTAACGGGAATGTCGCCTGTTATCGGTTTATTGCATGCGATGGTGAGGTTTAATTTTTTGCGCTTGAAGCAAGCGGTAGAAGGGTTGACGCAGAAAAAAATCGATTACAAGGGGCCAAAAGGGGAACAAAACAGCATAGCGCAATTAATCAGGCATTTGACGGTCGTTGATCTTCATTGGGTGTATCGTCTGCAAAAGGCGGAAGTTCCGGCAGAATATACTGCGAAGTTTGGGCCGATGTATGATGCGGACGGTAAGCTGCCTATGGTCAAAAACGTTCCCTTGCAAACTCTTCTGGAAGATTACGAGCAGATTCAGGAAATGCTAAAAGAAGTATGTTTAAAACTGGATGATGATGAACTATTGAAAGAAGTTCCTTATGAAAACGGCAATACAGCAACCGTTCGCTGGGGCATTTGGCATATCGCCGATCATAGCCGCCACCATTATGCTCATATCGTCGGCCTGAAAAAGGGCTGA